Part of the Lolium rigidum isolate FL_2022 chromosome 6, APGP_CSIRO_Lrig_0.1, whole genome shotgun sequence genome, cactCCACAACCTGAAAAATGATTGTCTCGCGTGATGTGTTTATGCAGGAGTTACAATAGGATCATTTGGTCTAATGATTATCATCATTATCATTGTCTTCTGGGTACAGATGGTAATTCAGAAGAGAAAATTGAACAAAGTTAAGCAGGAGCATTTTCTTGAGCATGGAGGCTTGCTTTTATTTGATAGGATGAAATCAGAGAAAGGTCTTGCGTTCACCGTCTTTTCAGAAGCTGAACTCATACAAATCACTGACAACTATGATAATAGCAGAATACTTGGAAAAGGAGGCCATGGAATGGTCTATAAAGGAGTAGTAAAGAACAACATCCCAGCTGCAATTAAAAGATGTTTCTTGGTTGATGAAAGGCAGAAGAAAGAATTTGGCAAGGAGATGCTCATTTTGTCCCAAATCAATCACAAGAACATTGTTAAACTGTTGGGTTGTTGCCTTGAGGTGGAAGTTCCAATTCTGGTATATGAGTTTGTCCCGAATGGTACTTTGTTCGAGCTTATCCACGGCAAGAACCGAGCACTGCAAATCTCCTTTAGCACTCTCTTGAGGATTGCCCATGAAGCAGCCGAAGGACTCCACTTCCTCCATTCATACGCATCTCCCCCAATAATTCATGGTGATGTGAAAAGTTCGAACATTCTTCTTGATGAAAACTACATGGCAAAAGTGTCAGACTTTGGAGCATCCATACTAGCCCCATCCGACAAAGAGCAGTTTGTCACAATGGTTCAAGGTACTTGTGGTTACCTTGATCCTGAGTACATGCAAACATGTCAGTTAACAGACAAAAGCGACGTATATAGCTTCGGAGTTATCCTCTTAGAGATTCTCACAGGCCAGTTGCCACTGAAGCTTGAAGGGTGTGAGAAGCCAAGAAGCTTGTCGTTGCTTTTCCTATCTGCTATGAAGGGGAACAATCTCGATGATGTGTTGGTGAGTCACGTGAAAGGCCAAGAGAGCATGGAGCTATTGAGTGGACTTGCAGACCTAGCTAAGAGATGCCTAGATATGTGCGGAGACAACCGGCCCTCGATGAAAGATGTCGCCGATGAGCTCAACAGGTTGAGGAAGCTTTCGGTTCATCCTTGGATACGTGTAGGTGTAGAGACAGAGGCAGAAAGCCTTCTTGTTGGAGAATCTACACCTCTATATGAATTTGAACAAAGTACTGGGTATACTGCAGATGAAAGTGAGGACCGGCCCATAAACCCTAGAAGTGTTAATTATGCAAGATAACTAAACCATGCATAATATAAACATTAAAGCCAATACTTGTCGACAAAGTTCTTCCCATACAAACCTTGTTTAAACTTTATAGGTTACTGCTACTTCTGCTCTGTTCGATTCCATGCATTTTTTATATGGAAATGCGTGTCTCTCTTGCACCTTGTTAGTTATGAACCATTTTTTTAGTTCATTGGACGACTGATCAGGAAGGAATGTTGCAACTCATTTGATATAGCTTTACCGAGTGTATTATTGGCTTTACCATTATAAAACCTTCAAAACCGAGTCTATTGTTAGCTTTACGCTTGATTTCTCACACACAACCTCATCTTCACTCTCAGGTACTTCTCTTTTTACACATTTTTTTAGTGGATCTACTTCTCTTTTCACTCACGGTTGTCCGGGAATGACTAGCTAGGTCCTTGGATCACTTCACGAACCGGTGCACGTCCTCGCGACGCCAGggcgaaccctagcgccgccagccACCGTCCCCCTTCGCAtccctccctccgccgctgcgGTCGGCGCCGGCCACGGTGGCGGCAGGCCCCGTCGCCAAAGGGGGTCGGGGGGTGGTCGTGGCGACGACCTGATGTGGCGGCTGGGGTGGCTGCTGCGGGGAGGCGAGCACGGCGTCCGGGGCGGAGATCCCCTGatgtgcggcggcggctgctcctTCCATGGCCTTCCGacgatgggtggtggtggtggctgcgggTCTGGTTCCCACACAGACCCTTCGTCGGTTCAGCTGACGGCGCGAGGAGGGGCAGCGACTTTGCGAGGTGTGGATGGTGTGGTACCGGCATCCAAGACCGCGTGGATTGGCAGGCCTTCGATCTGGGTCGCGTGGGTCTCGGATGGTGCGTCCACCGATTCCTCCTTCGTTTTCGCTGGCTAGCAGATGGCGGTGAGGGGGCCTGCTCGTTTGTTTCGcagtttgaaggtggtggtcctagggtttctcttgcgcgaagatggagaccttccTGAGGTCTGCCCTTCttgtctggccggagtgttgagttctggaaggcgccgtcggtgaatgtaacagtgcatcttttgtctggagtttgctggatcgggtggtattcggtcgtgcgcacccatgtttttattccagccgtttggttctggaggaagcggcgcgaagctctgttacgtgttgacatcaagtgacattttggtccatggtgaagtaagaagaagagaatatcatgaatgcCGGATCGGAGGTCTAGCTAATGGAGAtttaagtctccgcgctgttgagggacttgcttggtgttccgggcttcacagtaatggtatgaaagtgggggcggcaacacatgtgaagttcagagtcctacctttcatggtgaaaatccaaggtctgactttaactggttgtgcctagcaatgaccttgttggaggcttttgagagcagggactatcttcagggtgaaaacctaagatctttggtcgggcgacgacggcgctggtgcactgttttcttcttggaggcgtcgctttggagagtccactggtagaaaaaagtgctttagtcccggttcgcaagggccattaatcccggttgcgcaaccgggataattatgcgcgactaaagccccccccctttagtcccggttgcttacgaaccgggactaaaggccccgccACGTGGGCGGCTGGCATGCGCCGGGGCgaagaacctttagtcccggtttgtaacacgaaccgggactaaaggctatttcgagttaattttttaattcatttgggtttctaattatttttcactccctctttttttctatttttttcagaatttctactatttcagttatttgcatagtttagtctctatctctagtcaaattacatactcgtggtcaaactttccgctcggtcacccatcctcccactactctagcactagcacgcttaacttctgagttccatcccgttccgcatccaagtgcttcgcgcgcatgtatgtgatagtagtatcatatcaatcctattaacatgttgatcgatgcatttctttattgtttggatttcaaataattcttttaataaacaaagtaatgatgtaataataatcttgaataaataaataaacattaactttttaatttgtattatttttaattttattaattaattaaatatattttttgccaaacctaaaacctaaaaatttgaaaatcaaaaaattgggtaaaaatgatagtaatctttatgcaggatgcaattattaattttaggttttaaaaaaataaaaaatatataaaatccataatttatagcaaaaactaaaatcctcctgctttcatattttcatttggaattttgagaatctaaaaatgaattcggatgtaactttttcccatgatcatttcgatatattatacgtttttttttgaCGTGGTATGCAAAAGttgttgcggttttaccatttttcaaaacttttttgcaaaaaaaatgaaaattcaaatttgttaattttccctaatactaagttgcataacatacaagaatgtgaaaacattttatttttttgaattttctatcattttattttctattttacagtgctaGAAAAGGCGATCCCTTTAATGTACGAAAAtaaaaagggtaccctttagtcccggttggggataccaaccgggactaaagggtaccctttagtcccggtttaaagGTTCTTGCCCTGGCCGTAGCCCAccgtagccctttagtcccggttgccccgagcattagtctcggttcaccaccagaaccgggactaaagacccattagtcccgggtcaaagtatttggggactaataGGTTGGGATGGAAGgcattttttctactagtggtctgtatttcaggtgttgtcttggtggtcgatgtattgttattgctaggcctagaatgttgtagcgggacttttgtttcttagttttctttttcccttttttgactgtgtgcatccgtactgtcattagggtgttgtgttgttgcagaggctgagtgtaatttgtattttctgatattaatatattccatttATCGAAAAAACTCACGGTTGTCCATAAACCTTTTGCTGGGTGGCCTGAGCCATCTAAACCATTTTCCCTCAAGGTTTCTCAACTTAGCATGAAGTTGTGAGTTCTTATCCGTTATCTCTTTCATCTATAACTCGAGGAGCAATAACTGCACGTACTTCCTCTACGCCAAAATATAGTGCATTTTTTAAGTCAAATCGAGTAAAATTTGAACAAGTTCATATaagaa contains:
- the LOC124668296 gene encoding wall-associated receptor kinase 5-like → MAMFLQLGLGLILLAAQYGPGAAVPSSECRRKCGNVDIPYPFGIDPKIPNCSLAEGFDLSCDEVQGGVSRPFRGAFEVLNISLTNSTVRVLNYIVGYCYNTSTKSMEQLGRYGGVNKGSPSSPYRVSNIRNRFTVIGCCALALMSDYDITGYRGYGVATCRNLSDLVDGVCSGIGCSQTTIPKRIYFYEIQFQDSVNASQSQTWKFSPCSYAVVMEAAEFRFSAEYISTKKFNDTYGGGRVPMIFDWAIRDANSCDVAKQNKTGTYACLSSNSMCVDSINDLGYMCNCTHGYEGNPYLPGGCKDVNECYKNPCPSDGFCRNTVGGRKCSCRVGKKYSEKSNTCNPDTSLIIGVTIGSFGLMIIIIIIVFWVQMVIQKRKLNKVKQEHFLEHGGLLLFDRMKSEKGLAFTVFSEAELIQITDNYDNSRILGKGGHGMVYKGVVKNNIPAAIKRCFLVDERQKKEFGKEMLILSQINHKNIVKLLGCCLEVEVPILVYEFVPNGTLFELIHGKNRALQISFSTLLRIAHEAAEGLHFLHSYASPPIIHGDVKSSNILLDENYMAKVSDFGASILAPSDKEQFVTMVQGTCGYLDPEYMQTCQLTDKSDVYSFGVILLEILTGQLPLKLEGCEKPRSLSLLFLSAMKGNNLDDVLVSHVKGQESMELLSGLADLAKRCLDMCGDNRPSMKDVADELNRLRKLSVHPWIRVGVETEAESLLVGESTPLYEFEQSTGYTADESEDRPINPRSVNYAR